A genomic window from Sorex araneus isolate mSorAra2 chromosome 2, mSorAra2.pri, whole genome shotgun sequence includes:
- the CUNHXorf58 gene encoding uncharacterized protein CXorf58 homolog, giving the protein MNNHFMRSLSSLPNSSNVVWRKKPSTEWPRGIPSKLSATHNEKARIIQRAWLAYADRGIFQLLKHTVCAVEHYVAHEILKKVSPAEGELVKDPSMKCKVRFRFGGETFPPYIVFKIFLHTDGHGYKYFCGRNILKSSTEAVADSYRLMGRNKFYNQMMEDERFHQKFKVSDEIDVITMKDYMQYSSLLDNIPASCGGRNNHWRRLNLKNIPKTMMIYDIIDFVQSGTVSKRFQKEMKFLKQKPQSEEMHQQQLQIITDVRICQPTIHVQLPARQEAKEVKYLGRRSKQAQTKVEKMRKAYKTPTKKTMKMEPEEKVILSTPSFTLVKLKETSSGISDDEDFEKEEQELFRWWQDLVITNILDTS; this is encoded by the coding sequence ATGAATAATCACTTTATGAGGTCACTTTCTTCCCTCCCCAATTCATCTAATGTGGTCTGGAGGAAAAAACCAAGCACAGAATGGCCTAGAGGCATACCCTCCAAGCTCTCAGCCACCCACAACGAGAAGGCACGAATAATACAGAGGGCGTGGCTGGCTTACGCGGACAGAGGAATATTTCAACTTCTGAAACACACAGTGTGTGCCGTGGAGCATTATGTGGCTCACGAGATACTGAAGAAAGTGAGCCCCGCAGAAGGTGAGCTTGTGAAAGATCCTAGCATGAAGTGCAAAGTCCGATTCCGATTTGGTGGGGAAACGTTTCCACCTTacattgtctttaaaatttttctgcatACTGATGGCCATGGATACAAGTATTTCTGTGGAAGGAATATACTGAAGTCCTCGACTGAGGCAGTAGCTGATTCTTACAGACTTATGGGGAGAAACAAATTCTACAATCAAATGATGGAAGATGAGCGTTTTCACCAGAAATTTAAAGTCAGCGATGAGATAGATGTTATCACAATGAAAGATTACATGCAGTATTCCAGTCTTTTAGATAATATTCCTGCATCTTGTGGTGGCAGAAATAACCATTGGCGTAGATTAAACCTCAAAAACATCCCCAAGACAATGATGATATATGACATAATTGATTTTGTGCAATCTGGAACAGTTTCAAAACGtttccaaaaagaaatgaaatttctgaAACAGAAACCACAGTCAGAAGAAATGCACCAGCAGCAACTACAGATTATTACTGATGTGAGGATCTGTCAACCAACAATTCATGTAcaactgcctgcaagacaagaaGCCAAAGAAGTTAAATATTTGGGCCGGAGATCTAAGCAAGCACAAACAAAAgttgagaaaatgagaaaagcgTATAAAACACCTACAAAGAAAACCATGAAAATGGAACCGGAAGAAAAAGTCATTCTCTCTACTCCATCATTTACCCTTGTGAAACTTAAAGAAACTTCATCAGGTATCAGTGATGATGAGGACTTTGAAAAGGAAGAACAAGAATTATTTCGTTGGTGGCAAGACTTGGTCATTACCAACATTTTAGATACCAGctaa